A single Carnobacterium alterfunditum DSM 5972 DNA region contains:
- a CDS encoding acetyl-CoA hydrolase/transferase family protein, whose translation MTFKDQYQSKLKSLTEAASQIQSNEVILSNPVAAMPISLITAITKRYEEYENVKLFSAFVIHPFDFFTNPEVAERIRYHSFFMGPLERQLVSYGTFSIDPVNFSNLKLMIEQRVKPTTFVSTVSEMDADGYFNFGPMGVTIGEVGSRVAGKVIVQVNKNVPEVNGTHNKIHIDDVDIIVEQDEQLLEVPEIPSSNIDKKIAEWIVPHVRDGSTIQIGFGGLANAVSYGLDSKKDLAVHTEMITESMVYLTEKGVISGPIRGGFAMGTRKLYDFSGQNGQISIEPLHLVNDPSRIAQIDNFVSVNGCLMADLTGQVVSEGAGTRFISSVGGANDFVRGATKAKGGQSFICLSSTNKNEKTGEVTSNIVFSFPKATPITVPRADVQYLVTEHGIADMFNRSIEDRVEEMISIADPAFREELREQAIKAGYIKK comes from the coding sequence ATGACTTTTAAAGATCAATATCAATCTAAATTAAAAAGCTTGACTGAAGCTGCTTCGCAAATTCAAAGTAATGAAGTGATTTTGTCTAACCCAGTTGCTGCTATGCCGATCTCATTGATTACTGCTATAACTAAACGGTATGAAGAGTATGAAAATGTCAAATTATTTTCAGCATTTGTTATCCACCCGTTTGATTTCTTCACTAATCCAGAAGTTGCAGAGAGGATCAGATATCATTCTTTCTTCATGGGACCACTGGAACGTCAATTGGTTTCATACGGGACATTTTCAATCGATCCCGTCAACTTTTCTAATTTGAAACTGATGATTGAACAACGAGTAAAACCGACGACGTTTGTTTCGACTGTTTCTGAAATGGATGCAGATGGATACTTCAACTTCGGACCTATGGGTGTCACTATCGGAGAGGTCGGTAGCAGAGTAGCCGGAAAAGTCATTGTTCAAGTCAATAAAAATGTGCCAGAGGTTAATGGGACTCACAATAAAATTCATATCGATGATGTGGATATTATTGTTGAACAGGATGAGCAACTGCTTGAAGTTCCAGAGATACCCTCCAGCAATATCGATAAAAAAATTGCTGAGTGGATCGTTCCTCATGTAAGAGACGGATCTACTATCCAAATCGGTTTCGGAGGCTTGGCAAATGCTGTCAGTTATGGACTAGATAGTAAAAAAGACTTAGCTGTGCATACCGAAATGATCACAGAATCGATGGTGTACTTGACTGAAAAAGGTGTGATCTCTGGACCGATACGAGGCGGTTTCGCAATGGGAACACGTAAATTATACGACTTCAGTGGTCAGAATGGTCAGATCAGTATCGAACCGTTGCACCTTGTAAATGATCCATCGAGAATCGCTCAAATTGATAACTTTGTTTCCGTTAATGGCTGTTTGATGGCTGATTTGACTGGACAAGTGGTTTCAGAAGGAGCAGGTACACGATTTATCAGTTCTGTTGGAGGAGCCAATGACTTTGTACGCGGAGCAACTAAAGCTAAAGGCGGTCAAAGTTTCATCTGCTTATCTTCTACAAACAAAAATGAAAAAACAGGTGAAGTGACTTCTAATATTGTGTTCTCCTTCCCTAAAGCAACTCCAATAACGGTTCCACGGGCTGACGTTCAGTACCTTGTGACTGAGCATGGAATAGCTGATATGTTTAACAGAAGCATCGAAGACCGTGTAGAAGAAATGATTTCAATCGCAGATCCAGCTTTCAGAGAAGAATTGAGAGAACAAGCAATCAAGGCAGGCTACATCAAAAAATAA
- a CDS encoding acyl-CoA dehydrogenase family protein, protein MENREQVLKEMYPEDILKFSENLTDGEIVVLQRVRKAVNKHLKPVINDYWKRGEFPFEEFKHVAKTGLISDPALFENQPNQFTWRNTYFLFLAYDLYKFDASIATFFGVHAGLGYFSFLLGGSPEQQMRWLPKLQNFELQTCFALTEPEHGSDTAAGLSTTARREGDKWIINGEKRWIGGASSADLIPVYARDLEDNKVKCFIVEKGQKGLSVDDIDDKIALRIVQNGNIHLDNVEVSESNRLQNINGFKDVAKVLYATRAGVAYAGAGMMAGSLEAALEYTTNRVQFGKPIASFQLVQEKLARMQANAVNALALSARLAELQERGEFSEINASLAKMNNSLRLRETAALGREVCGGNGITLERNVARFFCDAEAIYSYEGTHEMNALIIGRKLTGISAFV, encoded by the coding sequence TTGGAAAATAGAGAACAAGTATTGAAGGAAATGTATCCAGAAGATATCTTGAAATTTTCAGAAAATCTAACAGATGGAGAAATTGTTGTATTGCAACGTGTACGTAAAGCAGTAAACAAACATCTGAAACCAGTCATCAATGATTACTGGAAAAGAGGAGAATTTCCGTTTGAAGAATTCAAACATGTAGCAAAAACAGGATTAATAAGTGATCCTGCATTGTTTGAAAATCAACCGAACCAGTTTACGTGGCGAAATACTTACTTCTTATTCTTGGCATATGATTTGTACAAGTTCGATGCTTCGATCGCAACATTCTTTGGAGTACATGCAGGACTTGGTTACTTCTCCTTCTTATTAGGTGGCAGCCCAGAACAACAAATGAGATGGCTGCCAAAATTGCAAAATTTTGAATTGCAAACGTGTTTTGCCTTAACTGAACCAGAACATGGATCCGATACAGCTGCAGGATTATCAACTACTGCACGTCGTGAAGGAGACAAATGGATCATAAATGGTGAAAAACGTTGGATCGGTGGAGCTAGTTCAGCTGATTTGATTCCAGTATATGCGAGAGATTTGGAAGATAACAAAGTAAAATGTTTCATCGTAGAAAAAGGACAAAAAGGCTTAAGTGTAGATGATATCGATGACAAAATCGCTTTAAGAATCGTTCAAAATGGAAACATTCATTTGGACAATGTCGAAGTATCTGAAAGCAATCGTCTACAAAATATCAACGGATTTAAGGATGTCGCGAAAGTATTGTACGCAACACGTGCTGGAGTAGCTTATGCTGGGGCAGGAATGATGGCAGGCTCTTTAGAGGCAGCTCTTGAGTATACAACAAATCGAGTTCAATTTGGCAAACCGATTGCAAGTTTCCAACTGGTTCAAGAAAAATTAGCAAGAATGCAAGCAAATGCGGTCAATGCTTTAGCTTTAAGTGCTCGTTTAGCTGAATTACAAGAAAGAGGCGAATTCAGTGAGATCAATGCTTCTCTTGCTAAGATGAACAACTCTTTACGCTTAAGAGAAACAGCTGCACTTGGACGTGAAGTATGTGGTGGAAATGGGATCACGCTTGAAAGAAATGTTGCACGATTCTTTTGCGATGCAGAAGCTATTTATTCTTATGAAGGTACTCATGAAATGAACGCGTTGATCATCGGACGTAAATTGACTGGTATATCTGCTTTCGTTTGA
- a CDS encoding class I adenylate-forming enzyme family protein, translated as MKLDWIKVRSLLTPERVGLVDPLKKIEWTYKEINARAENLAHYLKQQGVVKGDRVALYAPNDLSYFDVLLASIKLGAIFIPLNWRLKPIEIKRVIEDAEPKLILHSSQISERLSFVDASLLSLDVDSEAYNEICESPNHVEFQSESLELDTPVMLIYTTGTTGDPKGAIITHNGMVNNSMNTIMSWNITHDDVTIASAPMFHIAGLSGIIIPLLLIGGKVIIDRFFDGAHTNELIKQYKPTMLFMVPTMYYGLISTEKFSKNNLESVHTFVAGGSPPLKEVVNYFVKENIPLINSYGLTEAGPNNFKLTGDIALQHPFSIGYPSFFVEAKIVDENDKEVEQGQVGELLIAGQHTFDGYWNNPEETKKAFLGAYVRTGDLAKKDENGLFYIVDRKKEMIITGGENVFPSEVEKVLNDDPCVKNAVVVGYEHPRYGQSVGAALIYDGDRSNITALEQHAYNNLAGYKTPKQYLFLDAFPVNSVGKIDKREISRLLNELSFVEINH; from the coding sequence GTGAAATTAGATTGGATAAAAGTACGTTCGTTATTGACACCTGAAAGAGTAGGCTTGGTAGATCCGTTAAAAAAAATAGAGTGGACTTACAAAGAGATCAATGCCCGTGCTGAGAACTTAGCCCATTATCTTAAACAACAAGGTGTGGTGAAAGGGGATAGAGTCGCACTTTATGCGCCAAATGATCTTAGTTACTTTGATGTTTTGCTTGCAAGTATAAAGTTAGGAGCCATTTTTATTCCGTTGAATTGGCGACTGAAACCAATTGAAATCAAAAGAGTCATAGAAGATGCAGAACCCAAACTTATTTTGCATTCCAGTCAAATCAGCGAACGTCTATCCTTTGTAGATGCTTCATTGCTGTCACTGGATGTCGATAGTGAAGCGTACAATGAGATATGTGAAAGTCCGAATCATGTGGAATTTCAATCCGAATCCTTAGAGTTGGATACACCGGTCATGCTGATTTATACTACTGGAACGACTGGCGATCCAAAAGGGGCTATCATTACCCATAATGGTATGGTCAACAATTCTATGAATACGATCATGAGTTGGAATATTACACATGATGATGTCACGATTGCCAGTGCTCCGATGTTTCATATAGCAGGTCTTTCCGGTATCATTATCCCATTATTGCTGATTGGCGGAAAAGTCATCATCGATCGCTTTTTTGATGGAGCTCATACGAATGAGCTGATCAAACAATATAAACCTACGATGCTTTTCATGGTGCCGACTATGTATTATGGGTTGATCAGCACGGAAAAATTCAGCAAAAACAACTTAGAGAGTGTGCATACATTCGTCGCGGGAGGATCTCCGCCTCTCAAAGAGGTGGTAAATTATTTTGTGAAAGAAAACATTCCACTGATCAATTCATACGGGCTGACAGAAGCAGGTCCCAATAATTTTAAACTAACGGGTGATATCGCTTTGCAGCATCCATTCAGTATCGGCTATCCAAGCTTCTTTGTTGAGGCAAAAATAGTGGACGAGAATGATAAGGAAGTTGAACAGGGGCAAGTAGGCGAGTTGCTGATAGCTGGACAGCATACGTTTGATGGATATTGGAACAATCCAGAAGAAACAAAAAAAGCCTTCTTGGGTGCGTATGTCAGGACAGGCGACTTGGCTAAAAAGGATGAAAACGGACTTTTCTATATCGTTGACCGAAAAAAAGAAATGATCATCACTGGTGGAGAAAATGTTTTCCCATCTGAAGTAGAAAAAGTTTTGAATGACGATCCTTGTGTGAAAAACGCTGTAGTAGTTGGTTACGAACACCCAAGATATGGGCAATCTGTAGGGGCGGCCCTTATCTATGATGGCGACAGATCAAATATAACAGCGTTAGAGCAGCATGCATACAACAACTTAGCTGGGTATAAAACACCTAAGCAGTACCTGTTTTTGGACGCATTTCCAGTTAATTCGGTGGGTAAAATCGACAAGAGAGAGATCAGTCGACTTTTGAATGAACTATCGTTTGTAGAAATAAACCACTAA
- a CDS encoding CamS family sex pheromone protein translates to MNKNIIPLMIACVFLLSACQTGNPDTKKTETVNKETETTSQLSNDYYSAIITDGAYQTSLNRGITLGLNSNVNLKAFETGLMDLSQGHFSTDSYFFQEGQYVDNATTSKWLGRVSEENPTGLNPEDNGKLEPDERNPIYLDSLLEQDYMVQKGDGFELGGISIGLAMNSVDYYTKKEYGSKYETKISQEELLAEGKKMADKIVQQLRETEGVGDIPIVIGIFEQSTEDNLAGGTYISEAVSEKGSTSFQNWKSINQKKVIFPTSGEESNELSSFQNFKAEIEKFFPNLSGVTAEALYTDDQIVNMKISVSTQFYGESEIIAFTQHVAEKAASFLVPNVPIEITIDSINGTEAFLAREAGETKFYTHIFD, encoded by the coding sequence ATGAACAAAAACATAATTCCCTTGATGATTGCTTGTGTATTTCTGCTAAGTGCTTGTCAAACAGGAAATCCGGATACAAAAAAAACCGAAACAGTTAACAAAGAAACTGAAACTACAAGCCAATTATCAAATGATTATTATAGTGCGATCATTACCGATGGTGCTTATCAAACAAGTTTGAATAGAGGGATAACCTTAGGATTGAACTCAAACGTTAATTTGAAGGCTTTCGAGACAGGTTTAATGGATCTATCGCAAGGACACTTTTCAACGGATTCTTATTTCTTTCAAGAAGGCCAATATGTTGATAATGCAACAACAAGTAAATGGTTAGGCCGTGTAAGTGAGGAAAATCCAACAGGTTTAAATCCAGAAGACAACGGAAAGCTTGAACCAGATGAGCGGAATCCGATTTATTTAGATTCATTATTGGAGCAAGATTATATGGTCCAAAAGGGTGATGGATTTGAACTAGGTGGGATATCGATCGGTTTAGCAATGAATAGTGTAGATTATTACACAAAAAAAGAATATGGATCAAAATATGAAACAAAAATCTCACAAGAAGAATTATTAGCAGAAGGTAAAAAAATGGCTGATAAGATCGTGCAACAGTTACGTGAAACTGAAGGTGTTGGAGACATCCCAATCGTAATTGGTATCTTCGAGCAGTCGACAGAAGATAACTTGGCTGGTGGTACCTATATTTCAGAAGCGGTCAGTGAAAAAGGTTCAACTAGTTTCCAAAATTGGAAATCAATCAATCAGAAGAAAGTTATTTTTCCAACGAGTGGAGAAGAAAGCAATGAACTATCCAGTTTTCAAAATTTCAAGGCTGAGATCGAGAAATTCTTTCCAAATTTAAGCGGCGTAACCGCAGAAGCACTCTACACAGATGATCAAATCGTGAATATGAAAATATCAGTCAGCACGCAATTTTATGGTGAAAGTGAAATAATTGCTTTTACGCAACACGTTGCTGAAAAAGCTGCATCATTTCTAGTGCCAAATGTTCCAATTGAGATCACGATAGACTCAATAAACGGAACTGAAGCCTTCCTAGCCCGCGAAGCAGGAGAAACAAAATTCTACACACACATATTTGATTAG
- the ligA gene encoding NAD-dependent DNA ligase LigA: MSTQDFESAKQRVFDLRTLLDQYSYEYYVKDAPSVADAEYDKLYHELAALEEKFPNLVSSDSPTQRIGGTILPGFEKVIHEAPMLSLGNAFDESDLIDFDRRIKKLTDKPFSYICELKIDGLAVSLKYEDGKLVRAATRGDGTVGENVTQNIRTVKSVPLRLKKPYSIEVRGECYMPKASFIKLNQEREENGEAIFANPRNAAAGGLRNLDPKETAKRNLNTFLYTIGDFGEMTAVSQEDALRQLDELGIRTNHDRRVFQTIEEVWAYTQEFQEKRTDLPYEIDGIVIKVNEFEVQEEVGFTVKAPRWAIAYKFPAEEAHTVIRDIEWSVGRTGVVTPTAIMDPVQLAGTTVQRASLHNEDLIHERDIRLLDTVVVHKAGDIIPEVTRVVLDERPQESQPYEIPTNCPACDSELIHLEEEVALRCMNPKCPAQITEGLSHFVSRNAMNIDGLGIKVLQQMFEKDMVHDVADLYTLTFDQLVTLDKIKEKSATNLLTAIDASRTNSLERLLFGLGIRHVGAKAAKLIAERFETMEAVQQAEKETIISIEGIGEIIAESVVAYFSLPEVSELIQELKNSQVNMTYLGKKKEEVATGNSYFNGKTIVLTGKLTHFTREEAKERIENLGGNVTGSVSKKTDFVVAGEEAGSKLVKAEALNISVWDEDQLLETLEGEE, translated from the coding sequence ATGTCTACACAAGATTTTGAATCTGCGAAACAGCGGGTTTTCGACTTGCGAACATTATTAGATCAATACAGTTATGAATATTATGTGAAGGATGCACCATCTGTCGCCGACGCAGAATACGATAAGCTGTACCATGAATTAGCAGCTCTGGAAGAAAAATTTCCTAACTTAGTCAGTAGCGATTCTCCGACACAACGTATTGGTGGAACGATTTTGCCTGGATTTGAAAAAGTAATTCATGAAGCACCTATGCTCAGTTTAGGTAATGCATTTGACGAAAGTGACTTAATTGATTTTGACCGACGCATCAAAAAACTGACGGACAAGCCGTTCAGTTATATCTGTGAACTAAAAATAGATGGTCTGGCAGTGTCATTAAAGTATGAGGATGGAAAACTTGTTCGTGCAGCAACACGTGGAGATGGGACTGTTGGCGAAAATGTAACGCAAAATATTCGTACTGTTAAATCAGTTCCTTTGCGCTTGAAAAAGCCCTATTCTATTGAGGTACGTGGCGAATGTTACATGCCTAAAGCTTCATTCATCAAATTGAATCAAGAACGAGAAGAAAATGGAGAAGCTATCTTTGCCAATCCGCGTAATGCGGCAGCTGGCGGATTGCGTAATTTAGATCCAAAAGAAACAGCTAAACGAAATTTAAATACCTTTTTATATACGATCGGTGATTTTGGTGAAATGACTGCCGTCAGTCAGGAAGATGCACTCCGCCAATTGGATGAATTAGGTATTCGCACTAATCATGACCGCAGAGTGTTCCAAACGATCGAAGAAGTTTGGGCTTATACACAAGAATTTCAAGAAAAAAGAACTGATTTACCGTACGAGATCGATGGGATCGTGATTAAAGTAAATGAATTTGAGGTCCAAGAAGAAGTTGGGTTTACGGTTAAAGCTCCTAGATGGGCTATAGCCTATAAATTCCCGGCAGAAGAAGCTCATACAGTTATACGTGACATAGAATGGTCAGTTGGCCGAACGGGAGTTGTGACACCAACGGCTATCATGGATCCGGTCCAATTAGCAGGTACCACGGTCCAACGAGCAAGTCTCCATAATGAAGATTTGATCCATGAGCGTGATATCCGTCTGCTTGATACGGTTGTCGTTCATAAAGCAGGAGACATCATTCCAGAGGTCACTCGTGTCGTTTTAGATGAAAGACCACAAGAAAGTCAGCCTTATGAGATTCCTACGAATTGCCCAGCTTGTGACAGCGAGCTGATCCATTTAGAAGAAGAAGTGGCTTTACGCTGCATGAACCCAAAATGTCCGGCTCAAATCACTGAAGGTCTATCCCATTTTGTTTCTCGAAATGCGATGAATATTGATGGGTTAGGGATCAAAGTCTTGCAGCAAATGTTTGAGAAAGACATGGTCCATGATGTTGCGGATCTTTATACATTAACGTTTGACCAACTTGTCACGTTAGATAAAATCAAAGAAAAATCAGCTACTAATTTATTGACAGCGATTGATGCAAGTCGCACCAATTCACTTGAGAGATTATTATTTGGTCTGGGTATCCGTCATGTCGGAGCTAAAGCGGCCAAATTGATCGCAGAACGCTTTGAAACGATGGAAGCTGTGCAACAAGCTGAAAAAGAAACGATCATTTCGATTGAAGGTATCGGAGAAATCATTGCTGAAAGTGTGGTCGCCTATTTCAGTTTGCCAGAAGTAAGTGAGTTGATCCAGGAATTGAAAAACAGTCAAGTCAACATGACTTATTTAGGAAAGAAAAAGGAAGAAGTCGCGACTGGCAATTCTTATTTTAATGGTAAAACCATTGTATTGACTGGGAAACTGACACACTTTACCCGTGAAGAAGCAAAGGAACGTATTGAAAACCTTGGGGGGAATGTTACCGGGAGCGTTTCTAAGAAAACAGATTTCGTGGTTGCGGGTGAAGAAGCTGGCAGCAAATTAGTAAAAGCTGAAGCGTTAAATATTTCTGTTTGGGATGAAGACCAGTTGTTGGAAACATTAGAAGGAGAGGAATAA
- the pcrA gene encoding DNA helicase PcrA: protein MNPKQQEAVVCTQGPLLIMAGAGSGKTRVLTHRIAYLIEEKNVNPWNILAITFTNKAAKEMKERVVRLLKEGGNDVWVSTFHSMCVRILRRDIDRIGYTRAFTISDPSEQQTLMKRILKERNIDPKKYNPRAILGEISNAKNELDTPVDYRKRAGSFFEKIVADCYDDYQKELRRNQAVDFDDLIMLAIRLFKENPEILDYYQNKFHYIHVDEYQDTNEAQYTLVNMLAERFKNLCVVGDADQSIYGWRGANMENILNFEKDYPDTTTVLLEQNYRSTKLILQAANDVIGNNTKRKVKKLWTDNQDGEKITYYRGQSEGDESRYVISKIQEEMKEKNYNYGDFAVLYRTNAQSRIIEESLLKSNIPYKMVGGHKFYDRKEIRDVLAYLRLIANPDDNMSFERVVNVPKRGIGPGTIEKLRTSSNQYEWSLLETALNVSITPISGKAASELEAFGFMMKDLRQMQEYLPVTELVEEVLKRSGYQKALELERTLESETRLENIQEFLTVTQQFEKENTEDKTLLTFLTDLALVSDLDNLEEEPQSEVTLMTLHAAKGLEFPIVFLIGLEEGIFPLSRAMMEEDQLEEERRLAYVGITRAEKKLYITNAYSRVLYGRTQSNSASRFINEIDDEVIESGNQQTMNTPFSRSATSSMQRNQATRATSQAYKAPVVDKISSGADKLGWEVGDKAIHKKWGVGTVVKVTGTANDLQLDVAFKEQGIKRLLAAFAPIKKQDAENDA, encoded by the coding sequence ATGAATCCAAAACAACAAGAGGCAGTTGTCTGCACACAAGGGCCGCTTTTAATCATGGCGGGTGCGGGAAGTGGTAAGACACGCGTTTTAACACACCGTATTGCCTATTTGATCGAAGAAAAAAATGTTAACCCATGGAATATTTTAGCCATCACATTTACGAATAAAGCGGCTAAAGAAATGAAAGAACGGGTCGTTCGTCTGTTAAAAGAAGGCGGAAATGATGTCTGGGTCTCTACTTTTCACTCAATGTGTGTCCGTATTTTACGTCGTGACATCGACCGTATCGGCTACACACGGGCATTTACCATCAGCGATCCTAGTGAACAACAAACCTTGATGAAACGAATTTTAAAAGAACGAAATATCGATCCTAAAAAATACAATCCTAGAGCTATCTTAGGTGAAATCAGCAACGCAAAAAACGAATTGGATACACCAGTTGATTACCGTAAAAGAGCAGGAAGTTTTTTTGAAAAAATCGTTGCCGATTGTTACGATGATTACCAAAAGGAATTGCGCCGCAACCAAGCAGTCGATTTTGATGATTTGATCATGTTGGCTATTCGCTTGTTCAAAGAAAATCCTGAAATATTAGATTATTACCAAAATAAATTCCATTACATTCACGTGGATGAATACCAAGATACGAATGAAGCACAATATACCTTAGTCAACATGCTGGCTGAACGGTTTAAAAACTTGTGTGTTGTTGGAGATGCTGACCAAAGCATCTACGGTTGGCGCGGGGCAAACATGGAAAATATCTTGAATTTTGAAAAAGATTATCCAGATACGACCACCGTTTTGCTAGAACAAAATTACCGTTCCACTAAACTGATTTTACAAGCAGCGAATGATGTAATTGGCAATAACACTAAACGAAAAGTTAAAAAGCTTTGGACGGATAATCAGGATGGCGAAAAAATCACGTATTATCGTGGGCAGTCTGAAGGCGATGAATCGCGTTATGTCATCTCTAAGATCCAAGAAGAAATGAAAGAAAAGAACTATAATTATGGTGATTTTGCAGTTCTTTACCGGACTAATGCTCAATCGCGGATCATTGAGGAAAGTCTGTTGAAATCAAATATTCCTTATAAAATGGTTGGCGGACATAAGTTCTATGACCGTAAAGAAATCAGAGATGTGCTAGCGTATCTGCGTTTAATTGCCAATCCTGATGACAATATGAGTTTTGAACGAGTAGTCAATGTACCTAAACGAGGAATTGGTCCTGGGACGATTGAAAAACTGAGAACGTCATCCAACCAATATGAATGGTCTCTTTTAGAAACAGCCTTAAATGTCTCTATTACACCGATTTCCGGTAAAGCTGCGAGTGAACTCGAAGCTTTTGGCTTCATGATGAAAGACTTACGCCAAATGCAAGAATATCTTCCCGTAACAGAGTTAGTCGAAGAAGTGTTGAAACGCAGCGGTTATCAAAAAGCTCTAGAATTAGAACGGACACTTGAATCTGAAACGCGCTTAGAAAATATTCAAGAATTTTTGACCGTGACACAACAATTTGAAAAAGAAAATACTGAAGATAAAACACTCTTGACGTTCTTAACTGATTTGGCATTGGTCTCGGATTTAGATAATCTAGAAGAAGAACCTCAAAGTGAAGTAACTTTAATGACGCTTCACGCAGCTAAAGGACTAGAATTCCCAATCGTTTTCCTGATTGGATTAGAAGAAGGGATCTTCCCGTTGTCCCGTGCGATGATGGAAGAAGATCAACTAGAAGAAGAACGCCGTCTAGCATATGTTGGGATCACGCGAGCTGAGAAAAAATTGTACATCACAAATGCTTACTCACGCGTTTTATATGGCCGTACTCAAAGCAATTCGGCTTCACGTTTTATAAATGAGATCGACGATGAGGTCATAGAATCAGGCAATCAACAAACAATGAATACGCCATTTAGCCGTTCAGCAACTAGCTCTATGCAGCGCAATCAAGCAACTCGAGCAACTAGTCAAGCTTATAAAGCACCAGTAGTAGACAAGATATCAAGCGGTGCGGATAAATTAGGTTGGGAAGTTGGCGACAAAGCCATTCATAAAAAATGGGGTGTTGGTACAGTGGTCAAGGTTACCGGTACAGCAAACGACCTCCAACTCGATGTAGCCTTTAAAGAACAAGGCATCAAACGCCTATTAGCAGCATTTGCCCCAATTAAAAAACAGGATGCGGAAAACGACGCTTAG
- a CDS encoding GntR family transcriptional regulator: protein MSKPKKLEDKVYQYSINQISTKQWLPQTHITEIGLSEKLGISRTPIRQAFLRLEEEGYIVIEPNKGIRIQEKQISLQGFQEQLEFMELVMIDHLHFLQIREIQFNTDRLEDTIDQINQMTDPKEIEAFLTIEFDYLKGLFRYTKNSYTTSLFLDTFRSIREQTNEEIKEYLKLSQATKIKHFNQIVLFLKSNDYALARKEVRILINQLSLIAIQGI from the coding sequence TTGTCTAAACCAAAAAAATTAGAAGATAAAGTTTACCAATACAGTATAAATCAAATTTCAACTAAACAATGGTTGCCACAAACACATATTACAGAAATTGGTTTATCTGAGAAACTAGGTATCAGCCGAACACCGATTCGACAAGCTTTTTTGCGATTAGAAGAAGAAGGGTATATAGTAATTGAACCAAATAAGGGCATAAGAATTCAAGAAAAACAGATCTCACTACAAGGATTTCAGGAACAGTTAGAGTTTATGGAGTTAGTCATGATCGATCATTTGCATTTTTTACAGATCAGAGAAATTCAATTTAATACGGATCGTTTAGAAGATACGATCGATCAAATCAACCAGATGACAGATCCAAAAGAGATAGAAGCTTTTTTAACCATTGAATTCGACTACTTGAAAGGCCTTTTTCGTTACACAAAAAATAGCTACACGACATCTTTATTTTTGGATACATTTAGGAGTATAAGAGAACAAACAAATGAAGAAATCAAAGAGTATCTGAAACTTAGTCAAGCAACGAAAATAAAGCATTTTAACCAAATAGTCCTTTTTTTGAAAAGCAATGATTACGCCTTAGCCAGAAAAGAAGTGCGTATTTTAATCAATCAGCTTAGTCTGATCGCGATCCAAGGCATTTAA